The Toxoplasma gondii ME49 chromosome III, whole genome shotgun sequence genome includes a window with the following:
- a CDS encoding hypothetical protein (encoded by transcript TGME49_254270~Signal peptide predicted by SignalP 2.0 HMM (probability 0.944) with cleavage site probability 0.295 at residue 51~Predicted trans-membrane domain (TMHMM2.0):22-45:78-101:148-168:182-205:211-229:238-261:286-309:339-362) encodes MFDTLKEAARWPSRALLSFPRVFLAFLAGSSAPTVLACALSLLFVVFVTHGTCGSAESLAPHLAPPPPKLCYPPSVSLYWIAVSTCLWFVVATLPVHRIPLCFVPALARDRVLRQVADARRTLAAADGEADKKQREEAKEFLLAVRNRSVGFLNAVVVSLLSFACVTLDRKLIDDKFFGCSPLFAVTGFTLVGYFVWDFVVIVWNWSPGAPQWLLHCVVCIFTVANPFIVLPGEPPMSFYAASLILFELSTPFLALRYFMLRAYVFHPKSPEELCEQKDGRDGAPKLPLAYTFVSVAFAVVFFSVRIVWGLGWLIPSLAVAVWTGEGAFFRPWRRYLFYVSIPLFAALNLYWMYMIVASVLFSKRKKKD; translated from the exons CCGACTGTGCTCGCTTGTgccctgtctctgctctttgtCGTTTTCGTCACCCATGGCACATGCGGCTCTGCCGAGAGCCTCGCGCCGCACctcgcgccgccgccgccgaaGCTCTGTTACCCTCCGAGTGTCTCGCTTTACTGGATTGCGGTTTCCACTTGTCTCTGGTTTGTCGTGGCGACTCTACCAGTTCACAGAATTCCGCTTTGCTTTGTTCCCGCGCTCGCTCGTGACCGGGTGCTCCGGCAGGTGGCTGACGCTCGACGAACCCTCGCAGCGGCGGACGGGGAAGCCGAcaaaaagcaaagagaagaagccaagGAGTTCCTTCTGGCCGTCAGAAACAGAAGTGTGGGTTTCTTAAACGCAGTCGttgtttcccttctctcgttcgcttgCGTGACGCTCGACAGGAAACTCATCGATGACAAGTTCTTTGGATGCTCGCCGCTCTTCGCTGTCACTG gctTCACTCTCGTGGGCTACTTCGTCTGGGATTTCGTTGTCATTGTCTGGAACTGGAGTCCGGGCGCGCCCCAGTGGCTCCTGCACTGCGTCGTGTGTATCTTTACAGTGGCGAATCCGTTTATTGTTCTCCCGGGAGAGCCGCCGATGTCTTTCTACGCTGCCAGTCTGATTCTCTTCGAGCTCAGCACTCCGTTCCTCGCGCTCCGCTACTTCATGCTGCGAGCGTACGTCTTCCATCCGAAGAGTCCCGAAGAACTCTGTGAGCAAAAGGATGGGCGAGACGGCGCCCCGAAGCTCCCGCTCGCGTACACATTTGTTTCTGTCGCATTCGCGGtagtctttttctctgtgcgcATCGTCTGGGGTCTCGGCTGGCTCATCCCTTCCCTCGCGGTGGCCGTCTGGACTGGCGAGGGCGCCTTCTTCAGGCCCTGGCGCCGGTACCTCTTCTACGTCAGCATacctctcttcgctgccctCAACCTCTACTGGATGTACATGATTGtcgcctctgttctcttctcgaaGCGCAAAAAGAAGGACTAA
- the RPC9 gene encoding DNA-directed RNA polymerase III RPC9 (encoded by transcript TGME49_254280~Gene product name based on ToxoDB Community Expert Annotation.) — protein sequence MHVADPCVGVLTNLEVLALLRQQQRRLPSLQSLLLSHSSSSSSSGYSRQHGGESEKGAASSPTSDSAGEGACEVLRPETVKAYLYQHMLNHTLQEYIHSTCPYLSLLDSSPQERLPAEKGVRDARPRVTFSAPQSRGSHRQDENVTPVGPSHNAPATEGSDLRQIRSVSCLGGGPSPMVTRGLQKLLGRRFFSCVGPCLEVLSLRYGLYQAELLQMLNLGASKPVEIYAIVEECAIRLSENEVNEILEAIQHYWVEHNTTPLPYSAGGTGTLAPWPPSSQLEHGTGALGSGASSAAASSSSPGGANGSALLALQDGRSNSGQDASFADLARGPEVSLKPSKFPPTHAVSPLLGPRPAGRLSDSSLTRLGPDETQNFLQTLEMRHAGEPFGEGENTASGGLQASTASAEATPRHAEEEETEPQDDSRGARRGRRGAKKATSSSRKPRSRSAPGSRKRLVTAGEAEDAA from the exons ATGCATGTGGCGGACCCCTGCGTCGGCGTCCTGACCAATCTCGAGGTTCTCGCTTTGCTGCgccagcagcagcggcgcctCCCGTCCCTCCAGTCCCTGCTTCTCAgccactcttcttcctcttcttcgtcaggTTACTCTCGTCAACATGGCGGCGAGTCTGAGAAAGGCGCGGCTTCGTCTCCGACGTCGGACTCGGCTGGCGAGGGGGCTTGCGAAGTTTTGCGTCCAGAGACTGTCAAAGCGTACCTCTATCAGCACATGTTGAACCACACGCTGCAGGAGTACATACACTCCACGTGTCCGTACCTTTCGCTGCTGGACTCGAGTCCGCAGGAGCGGCTGCCCGCGGAGAAAGGCGTCCGAGACGCGCGGCCGCGAGTCACCTTTTCTGCGCCTCAGAGTCGCGGATCTCACCGGCAAGACGAAAATGTCACACCCGTCGGGCCGTCGCACAACGCTCCGGCGACAGAGGGTTCGGATCTTCGACAGATTCGGAGTGTCAGCTGCCTAGGAGGGGGTCCGTCGCCGATGGTGACTCGTGGACTGCAAAAACTCCTCGGCCGCAGATTCTTCTCGTGCGTCGGCCCCTGTCTCGAAGTCCTCAGTCTCCGTTACGGTTTGTACCAGGCAGAACTTCTTCAGATGCTGAATCTGGGTGCCTCGAAACCTGTCGAAATCTACGCCATCGTGGAAGAATGCGCCATCCG GCTGTCGGAAAATGAGGTAAATGAAATCTTGGAGGCAATTCAACACTACTGGGTCGAGCACAACACGACGCCGCTGCCGTACTCCGCGGGGGGGACAGGAACTCTGGCGCCGTGGCCGCCCTCGTCCCAATTGGAGCATGGCACCGGTGCGTTGGGTTCCGGTGCCTCCTCTgccgcggcttcttcgagCTCGCCGGGAGGCGCGAATGGCTCTGCCTTGCTCGCTCTGCAAGATGGGCGCTCGAACAGCGGCCAAGACGCCTCTTTTGCGGATCTGGCTCGAGGACCTGAGGTGTCTCTAAAGCCGTCCAAGTTTCCCCCCACGCACGCTGTCTCCCCGCTGCTTGGTCCGAGGCCGGCTGGCCGGTTGTCGGACTCCAGCCTGACCCGGTTGGGACCTGACGAGACCCAAAACTTCCTCCAAACTCTGGAGATGCGTCATGCAGGAGAACCTTTCGGAGAAGGTGAGAACACGGCCTCCGGAGGTTTGCAAGCATCCACCGCTTCTGCTGAAGCGACGCCGAGACacgccgaggaagaggagacagagccgcAGGACGACTCTCGCGGAGCCCGACGCGGCCGCagaggcgcgaagaaagCCACCAGCTCGTCGCGGAAGCCGCGATCGCGGTCGGCTCCAGGATCGCGAAAGCGACTTGTCACGgcgggagaagcggaggacgCCGCTTAG
- a CDS encoding hypothetical protein (encoded by transcript TGME49_254290) — protein MSVTHPGLPDVPLPPLLSAGQIQGRCESALAFRAAHQDENDDFLIPAKAVAGSESCPGTCSDSLEKRRLLACSGSRGQQTETYAQTTHSEETGENQRADFPPVPLPAESTPETEDLLLLKTVNSLLREVSSRCAQYSSARHRAKKKVRDAEVVYQGDTCDAAVFSTSSTGLQAETVAATDNQALPPFVTSAKSRNRRKNNTENRVQQALASNASPREHPSQSEAAVSRLPDHLTDFKHEVPPREAKIQCEKPRYTPGASGPLDTNAPGFDSRKAVHASAGNLLGSSAALSHLETQSLLQASGKVLRLLLSSENQGGCDLCPDAPATVSNDCGRHALEARVPRLQMMHLSSGGERRSEQARKTTKATVPRSLRPQAKMASSEQKRAAALTAEPSDREICPHEQRTNSPDDLSGNRSCRRARSRTLRYCTSTTFLRSEWCERQLNSDPALHADSETTTNCYWKASNACGRMPQRGVLPSPEWPQDTTVPASLVELQMEAKAQMHCACVPTSDEATEKAMAADKVVAEERVTSQSDELSLEVPEKEPCPPVSPDGVEHVPATLALSASSSSSVAAFEQEKALSCNEEKQHDLGIFTGQVSLPSCRPQHLFLSPAHVLKGPASPTSDSSASPSPLTPPVPQMEDSSDVRISFEENDTRTPSPGSETTVQSLSLFSDDWVQPRAPPKPVSPVHSIPTPILPELSPGRGTPSPQDWHQGLAFQTSTASAFCWSASSGSLRRRRHAGGRRSESGSIPCFSSRPPAANCTASTPDSRSSSSCRRAVRHASRHSSVYHKTSFLRSGSQESLCADLSLDSPCSSGQFREGLLSPKVDPAVLPRREAARAAVVLSPNECSPLPETRKSRAELSFPRRLSLHSPKTSRSVSKSTREGTTTSTASDHKSDDALLSLPRLRSQQSICRGRERSDAGVSALVINEVTEGHNTVKGKRGSTRLSVHPDKRRQIHGETRPAETANWSLWDGDFNFEERTLSMGMRPSLIEPEEKRKQIQDTDRAQAAGTVLSLVEAERGSRGCEASTKTRMPCSTSGWNQSACPESESLAQGQVMVPGGSRTVSKEHREPTAEADPACRVANPQQAIRANEELRTSMDILSDLGRTHHMDVPTATCVPSDPLSAGNREEEMDGGSACERFTRNGFVGECHGEQNDSPVPSQAGREAGPTGLSPLDSCEREQRSGHIQQGGTQEQFSKPTHGQVLSAALTDGRTFAETRPGIRRAARLPCPGEVDVTPESPTCDSKDLPIPQAPCRSSEGLHGGITSGVCGWRPAVQVRRPREESASPSHVAASDRRHLVADISQGAGRQTHNPDCQQCHDFLAYGVSRQYDAPFLHPESHVAPPKLAPKCHPPYFRSVSSASLSTAALPPWEYGAPHAETAKSSSNRKRSGHSALPTEKPGLAGESPITRTRLRRRAAALFRELVRAEALQPDAAEALRIAVQRQLYDAKSGKCGSSAAPLSSEEEELRHCTFRPQINHRSSARSLPHVPWWQRLYKGYRVPEMKRELQALQENVAFMTCKTDGPTDVEDDGEVDRDGELLWQESAVKCRGSRRSCRGYSEQRKPARRHSGSPPGEVTRLSRGTDFNTGHEYVEVQRSLHEVCYVPYRGQTTIGISSKETGKQQRKCVRFASPSRSPQALHSGPYHGKTETATPIPEAVQPCFRGSGRQGTSPSRTVARCLTRGTSVPRDNLRSKSPQGRLSVAGSAPRYACAFHPGLAERESGTAVGAAKEPYLHPSCCRQGSAQRSRVPPAALYGVSCSLKQQEGWSASMAAPKKSCLSIRGTRLRPRGYLEAEKPRGITKEPSQWTNHPVENWTENEVLGSSLSRELLKTYLGGRNFVPGWLDVR, from the coding sequence ATGTCCGTCACTCACCCGGGTCTCCCCGATGTTCCTTTGCCGCCCCTGCTGAGTGCTGGGCAAATTCAGGGGCGCTGCGAAAGTGCATTGGCTTTCAGAGCTGCGCACCAAGATGAAAATGACGACTTCCTCATACCTGCAAAGGCGGTCGCTGGCAGCGAGAGCTGCCCCGGCACCTGTAGCGACAGCCTTGAAAAACGACGGCTCCTTGCGTGTTCGGGGTCGCGCGGACAGCAGACCGAGACATATGCACAGACAACGCActcagaagagacaggagagaatcAACGGGCAGACTTTCCGCCGGTTCCCCTTCCCGCTGAGTCGACACCCGAGACCGAGGATCTGCTTCTACTGAAGACCGTGAATTCACTTCTCCGAGAGGTTTCCTCACGATGTGCTCAGTACAGCAGCGCGCGTCATCGTGCGAAAAAGAAGGTGAGAGACGCGGAGGTAGTCTATCAGGGAGACACCTGCGACGCAGCTGTCTTTTCCACAAGTAGCACGGGACTCCAGGCAGAGACAGTTGCGGCAACAGACAATCAGGCTCTGCCTCCGTTTGTCACTAGTGCAAAGTCGAGGAATCGGCGGAAAAATAATACGGAAAACCGAGTCCAACAGGCTCTGGCGAGCAACGCATCGCCTAGAGAGCACCCCAGTCAATCTGAAGCTGCTGTGAGTCGCCTCCCAGATCACCTGACGGACTTTAAACACGAGGTCCCGCCTCGAGAAGCAAAGATCCAGTGTGAGAAACCAAGATACACGCCTGGAGCTTCTGGTCCACTTGATACGAATGCACCTGGTTTCGACTCGCGGAAGGCCGTCCATGCTTCGGCTGGAAACCTGCTGggttcttctgctgctctgtCGCACCTAGAAACCCAGTCCCTGCTCCAGGCCTCCGGCAAAGTTCTGAGGCTGTTGCTGTCCTCTGAAAACCAAGGCGGCTGCGATTTGTGCCCCGACGCGCCAGCCACAGTCTCCAACGACTGCGGAAGGCATGCCCTCGAAGCCCGCGTTCCCCGACTTCAAATGATGCACCTTTCTTCcgggggagaaagaaggtcCGAGCAGGCGCGGAAAACTACGAAGGCAACGGTCCCAAGAAGTTTGAGGCCACAGGCAAAAATGGCTTCTTCCGAGCAGAAGAGGGCCGCGGCTTTGACTGCTGAGCCCAGCGATCGAGAAATCTGCCCGCATGAACAGAGGACAAATTCTCCGGACGATCTCTCTGGAAATCGAAGCTGTCGGAGGGCCCGGAGTCGGACGCTGCGCTACTGCACCAGCACGACGTTCCTCCGTTCTGAGTGGTGTGAGAGACAGCTGAACTCGGACCCagccctgcatgcagactcaGAGACAACGACCAACTGTTATTGGAAGGCCTCCAACGCTTGCGGCCGGATGCCCCAGAGAGGTGTTTTGCCGTCTCCAGAATGGCCACAAGACACCACAGTGCCGGCCTCGCTAGTGGAGCTCCAGATGGAGGCGAAAGCGCAGATGCATTGTGCCTGCGTCCCCACATCAGACGAAGCCACAGAAAAGGCTATGGCAGCCGATAAGGTAGTCGCTGAGGAAAGAGTCACAAGTCAGAGTGACGAACTCTCACTTGAGGTCCCGGAAAAGGAACCGTGTCCTCCCGTCTCGCCTGACGGTGTCGAACATGTCCCGGCGACTTTAGCcctctcggcttcgtcttcgtcatcGGTTGCTGCTTTTGAGCAGGAGAAGGCTCTCTCCTgcaacgaggagaaacaacATGATCTCGGGATTTTCACAGGTCaagtgtctcttccttcttgccGCCCACAAcatttgtttctgtctcccgctcACGTTCTCAAAGGTCCGGCGTCCCCGACGTCTGATTCGTCGGCTTCCCCGTCGCCTCTGACTCCGCCTGTTCCACAAATGGAGGACTCGAGCGATGTCCGGATTTCGTTTGAGGAAAACGACACCAGAACTCCGTCACCGGGGTCAGAGACGACGGTGcaatctctctctctcttctcagacGACTGGGTTCAGCCGAGAGCTCCGCCTAAGCCTGTGTCACCTGTCCACTCCATCCCAACACCTATCCTGCCTGAGCTCTCTCCAGGACGCGGTACGCCTTCACCTCAGGACTGGCACCAAGGACTCGCGTTTCAGACGTCCACCGCCTCTGCGTTCTGCTGGTCAGCGTCTTCAGGTTCCTTGCGCCGTCGTCGACATGCGGGTGGAAGGCGTTCCGAGTCTGGAAGTAttccttgtttttcctcgCGTCCCCCAGCAGCGAATTGCACAGCTTCGACTCCTgactctcgttcttcctcttcttgtcgaCGGGCTGTTCGTCACGCTTCTCGTCATTCTTCCGTTTATCACAAGACTTCCTTTTTGCGCTCTGGGTCACAAGAAAGCTTGTGTGCTGACTTGTCGCTAGACTCACCCTGTTCGTCCGGGCAATTCAGAGAgggtctcctgtctccgaagGTGGATCCGGCTGTCCTGCCGCGACGTGAGGCTGCGAGAGCAGCTGTGGTCTTGTCACCAAATGAATGCAGTCCTCTTccggagacgcgaaaaagtCGTGCAGagctttcgtttcctcgaagATTGTCACTGCATTCTCCGAAGACGTCTCGCAGTGTCTCAAAGTCGACCCGCGAAGGCACCACAACCAGCACAGCCAGTGACCACAAGAGCGACGACGCTCTTCTGTCCCTCCCTAGACTTCGTTCACAGCAGAGCATTTGtcgcggaagagaaaggagcgaCGCTGGAGTTTCAGCTCTCGTTATTAACGAGGTCACCGAGGGACATAACACGGTgaaaggaaagcgaggaagcacGCGCTTGTCGGTGCATCCTGACAAGCGACGCCAGATTCACGGCGAAACGCGACCTGCCGAGACGGCCAACTGGAGCCTCTGGGATGGTGATTTCAATTTCGAAGAACGAACTCTTAGCATGGGAATGCGGCCGTCGCTTATAGAAccggaagagaaacgcaaacagATCCAAGATACAGACAGAGCCCAGGCAGCAGGAAcggttctttctctcgttgaGGCGGAAAGGGGGTCGCGAGGGTGTGAAGCCTCCACGAAGACCCGGATGCCTTGTTCAACGTCTGGGTGGAATCAGAGTGCATGCCCCGAATCAGAATCCCTTGCCCAAGGCCAGGTAATGGTACCAGGTGGTTCTCGAACAGTGAGcaaggaacacagagaacCTACGGCAGAGGCTgaccctgcatgcagagtcgcAAATCCACAGCAGGCGATACGGGCGAACGAGGAGCTGCGCACCTCGATGGACATCCTGAGCGACCTTGGCAGAACACACCACATGGATGTACCAACAGCCACATGCGTCCCTTCTGATCCACTGTCAGCAGGAAATCGCGAAGAGGAAATGGATGGCGGCTCCGCTTGCGAACGGTTCACGCGAAACGGCTTCGTCGGAGAATGCCATGGGGAGCAGAACGATAGCCCTGTGCCTTCGCAAGCTGGTCGTGAGGCAGGACCGACAGGTTTATCTCCTTTAGATTCTTGCGAACGCGAGCAGCGATCCGGTCATATCCAGCAAGGCGGGACGCAAGAACAGTTCTCAAAGCCAACGCATGGACAGGTGCTTTCGGCCGCACTTACGGATGGACGCACATTCGCTGAAACCAGGCCCGGCATCCGACGTGCAGCGCGTCTTCCATGCCCTGGGGAGGTCGACGTGACTCCTGAAAGTCCGACCTGCGACAGCAAGGATCTCCCGATACCTCAAGCCCCCTGTAGATCGAGTGAAGGACTTCACGGGGGTATTACCAGCGGTGTGTGTGGGTGGAGACCGGCAGTGCAGGTTCGCCGCCCTCGAGAGGAAAGTGCAAGTCCTTCCCATGTTGCGGCTAGCGATCGTCGTCATTTAGTGGCAGACATCTCTCAGGGTGCTGGAAGGCAAACACACAACCCGGACTGTCAGCAGTGTCACGATTTCCTGGCGTATGGTGTTTCTCGGCAATATGACGCACCGTTTTTGCATCCAGAAAGTCACGTTGCTCCCCCGAAACTCGCTCCAAAATGCCATCCCCCCTACTTTCGCAGTGTGTCGtcagcgtctctgtcgacagCGGCACTACCTCCTTGGGAGTATGGAGCACCCCATGCCGAAACTGCGAAGTCGTCCTCTAACAGAAAAAGGTCAGGTCATAGTGCGTTACCAACGGAGAAACCAGGACTCGCCGGTGAAAGTCCTATAACTCGAACACGACTTCGCAGACGAGCGGCTGCACTCTTCCGAGAGCTGGTGAGGGCAGAGGCCTTGCAGCCTGACGCTGCTGAGGCTCTCCGTATCGCTGTTCAGCGACAACTCTACGACGCGAAAAGCGGCAAGTGCGGATCTTcagctgctcctctctcgagtgaagaagaggaactgaGACACTGCACTTTTCGGCCTCAGATAAACCACCGAAGTAGTGCACGAAGCTTGCCTCATGTGCCGTGGTGGCAGCGGCTGTACAAGGGCTACCGAGTTCCAGAGATGAAGCGAGAGCTACAAGCGCTGCAGGAAAACGTTGCCTTCATGACTTGTAAAACGGATGGCCCGACCGATGTGGAAGACGACGGTGAAGTGGATCGAGATGGCGAGTTACTTTGGCAGGAATCAGCGGTGAAGTGCCGAGGGAGCAGGCGTAGCTGCCGCGGCTACAGTGAACAGAGGAAGCCAGCGAGACGGCATTCGGGGAGTCCACCAGGGGAAGTTACGCGGCTTTCACGGGGCACAGACTTCAACACCGGACACGAGTATGTAGAGGTCCAGAGAAGCCTGCATGAAGTCTGCTACGTCCCCTATCGGGGGCAAACAACCATCGGAATTTCATCGAAGGAAACTGGAAAACAGCAACGAAAGTGCGTTCGCTTCGCAAGTCCGAGTCGTTCGCCGCAAGCACTGCATTCAGGACCTTACCAcgggaaaacagagacggcaACCCCAATTCCAGAGGCCGTGCAGCCCTGCTTCCGTGGTAGCGGAAGACAAGGGACTTCACCGTCGAGGACAGTCGCGCGTTGCCTCACAAGAGGGACCTCTGTTCCTCGCGACAACCTCCGCTCAAAGTCTCCTCAGGGGCGGTTGTCTGTGGCTGGGAGCGCTCCCAGATATGCATGCGCCTTTCACCCCGGGCTTGCTGAAAGGGAGAGTGGCACTGCGGTTGGCGCCGCGAAGGAACCGTACCTGCACCCAAGTTGTTGCCGACAGGGATCTGCGCAGCGTTCAAGAGTGCCGCCTGCCGCTCTGTATGGTGTCTCCTGTTCACTGAAGCAACAGGAAGGGTGGTCGGCTTCGATGGCAGCCCCGAAGAAAAGCTGCCTTAGTATACGAGGAACCCGGCTGCGTCCGAGAGGATATCTGGAAgcggagaagccgagagggaTCACGAAAGAGCCGTCCCAGTGGACTAATCACCCGGTAGAGAACTGGACAGAGAATGAGGTTTTAGGAAGCAGCCTTAGCAGGGAACTACTGAAAACGTATCTTGGCGGGCGCAATTTTGTCCCAGGATGGCTCGATGTCCGATAG